aactTTAGTCTAATAGAAATATAGTACAGGTAAGAGAGAAAGTATTTATCAGGGATGTGCTCTTAAGTCCATctcaattatttcttttatataaatgTACATCTGATTACAtataaaaacatttggaaaggacCATGGTATATAATTGCTGGAAAGCAACAGGGGAATGAAAAATTGCTTGTGATTTTAGAACATTCATTTCAAATCACACAAACGAATGTAGTATTGAGATTTTAAAATTCTCAGTCGTTGGCTCTCTCCCCATTCTTACACACCCTCTTTTCCTACACTGTTGCCATCTGGTCTAGAGAATTCATTTGAATGGCAAAGCTAACGTATagcaaaaaaagggaattaacTTTATATTAAAGTATTATAAGTAAACTTTGTAACATGCAACATGAGTTTAAACAATAAACTGAAAGTGTAATCAGAGCGGTAGTATTGGGGCGTTTTTATATTGCAAAATATCATTGCAATTAAATTTTTGGACACACTTTACCTCCCCAATTTGAACTAAATAGATTGTAACTAAATCACAGCAAATTATAAGCCCTTCATTAAAGGAGATTCCATTAAAGTTATAGTTATATTAAAGTCAGAAATTattcagagggaaaagaaaaagaacatcgATAATACAGATTTTTTGTCTGGGATTCCTATCAGCGAGGGTTCACCACTGAATACCTAGAATGCCATAAATACCTTCAAGAACTGTTGCAACTCCTTCTATTTCTGAAGCTACCgtgaaatattttactgtaattaCTTTTGCcccttttaaaaacttctttagGTTGTGCCAATTGATGGAGAAAGCTTCTATTAAAAACTCCAATGGGATGAGAAGAATTTTAATTACGGCTTAATCAGCAGCACAGCCACCAAGCATATAAATGATCATGCACATCGTGCTAAAAATATCCAGTTTCCTTTATTCCCACAACTTTTATACTGACAGCACTTATGTGATAATGTTGTACCTGCCAGGCTGTAAAACTTCTTGGACCGGCAGATTTCAGCATGAGCCCCTTTCTAAGGCCTTAACAGCATTGGTGCTTTGTGTACTTATTCAAATATGTAAATATGGTCTACACAAGAAAACAGGTCCAAATAAAAATTGGTGAAAATTATCTGACATTCCATTAGTGTGTCCCTTGTGCATATTTAtaggtttttaaaattttcagtcatAGTTCTTTCCTGTTTGTGTTGCACATGCCTAATTCCATTATGTAACTTAAATCTTCAAAAAATTAATACTTGAATGTGAATGAAAAAGTATCATTCAGGACAACTGCTTCAAGCAATTGCAAACagttggaatttttttgttttttcttttgtttgttttgtttgtttgtttcttaagttCATTTGATATATgtacaattcattttttttcaaaaccccaAAAGTTCTTGATATGTATATTCACATAATATTCCTCCATATTTAAATAGTAAGAGTCTTGTAGGTTGAAAGCCAAGTAATCTTCAGTAATATCACCTACTGTAATCCAtcaaaaaataaagtttgtttcGTCTTGTCTGGCTATACCCTGGTTGTTGAGTGTGAATgggggtggggatgaggatggggcaGAGTATTGTTCTGTCCTCCGGTAAATGTATTGAATGTGTGTAGGGGCTGAATCCCTGGTATAGTGTTGGGGATCATTGTGATGGTGTTGGGTGTCATTAAGGGAATATCATCAGGAGACCTTCTCATAGCTAGCGTGTAGTCTGGGGGACAGGCGGTCCTAAGAACCACCTCATGTGGATGGATGGACTCACATTCATGATCCAAGTCAGTGTGCTTCATTTGGAGGGACATTATCTCCTCTTCTTGTGCATGGGTAAGATCATTGGTAGTAGTACGTTGTGGGCTACATCTCCTATGAACATCATGTCTCCGCTTGTCTTTTTTGTAGTACAATGCTGCAAAGGCCAAAATGTTCAGGAACAGCAAAGATGCACCGACTGCAATAGTAACACTCAATTCTGTTGAATAGTCTCTTTGATCCACTGAAAATGGGCTTGGCTGTTGTTTGGGATCATCTTGTTTGGCTGTAGGAAAGGCTGAAgtaacagaaacagaatttttcctTGTTGGTCTGAAAGTATTATCAGTTGATGGCACTTTAGTTGTGGTAGAGGTATACTGTGAAATGTCGTTAAGATTGTGCAGATGAGGTACCAGTTCCAACCAAAGGTTCACTTTATTGGCCCTATAATGTTCTTTAACTCGTGGTTTTAATCCAATGTGAAGATACAGTTGGTCTTTCTGAGAATATCTCGTCCATGCTACTTCTTCGAAACGATTTGGTTTTGTATGGATGAATTTTGTATCTTGCGGCACTGGTTGATTTgggtcactaaaaaaaaaaaatagatctccAATGTTACAGAGTATTTCAAAAGGAATTATAAAATTAACATAATTAACATTTTATACTTAATGTTTAAGCCTGCCTTTGGATGGAGCAGAATGCTATTTCCTAAAATTAGAGGCCTTAATAATCTTGATTAGAAACAGCATTGCGCAAACGAACCCTTCTTTTACATAGACTTCAGCGACTTCCCTAGTTCCCCCAAATGCCAGTATCTCTCACGCTGGAATCTTTTGCTGCTGAGGACAGATTGCCAGCAATGTGGTAATGGGGACAAATGTCTACAAGAGACCAGGGTGAGAGGACAttaagctttgcttttcttttttgatgacATATAGCTCATAAAGCTCAGCGTTTCGGTTCATCTGCAGTATCTGTGGCCTTCCAGAGGTGAAAGACCACAGCGTAACTCAGTATAACACATAGAGACTTAGAGTCCGATGGCCAAAGGTAGAAAGGCGTTTTGAACTACCAGTGAAAGCAGAATTCatgaaaatgacaaaattttTCAAGTTTGAAGTTACTTATTTATGGTCACAAGtgtcaatttaaaacaaaatacataatttaaataaGCTGTATTATATTTGATGCAATATTTATGTCATTTCCTGTCTCATGGGGTGAAAATATCATCAGTGCTGGGGTAAAGTCAATTACTAATATTGCCATTTTTAGCTATACACATATgttaaatgtttggttttgcaCTTTTCTAGGGATcccttaattatttttgtgtacaaagtatttttttaaatttcttcactCAGAATTTTCACAAAGATGTTTTGTCCCTCTTTTTACTAGAATGCGTAAGTGAGCTGAGGGACATTACAATGAACATAAGTATCCAACCCAATTCTTAATCTCTTATCCATCCTACAAGTACAGAGGCATTCCCAAGGGAGATAACCAAGGCAAAACGCTACTATCCATTATCTGGTACTCACCCAGTTTTTGCAAAGTTTGTCCAGTACGTCATCACCACCGCGCTTAGCATGACATCATTTTTGGAGAAATTACAAGGAAATAATTCAGTAGGACCAATCATGGGGATTCCTAGTACGTAAGGAACCTCATCTCCATGGGCTGCATCTGCCCATGCAGGTACCTGATCTGTCTGGCAATGATGGTAGAAGGCATAGAAATACGTCGGCGATCCAAAATTGGAGTGAAGATCTGCCGTAGCCACCGCTGGTGCAACCCACTGGTGATCGGTAAACAAAGCCAGCAGTGTTTTCCTTCTGGTCTCAGGATTGTGTCGATCTGCCCAGTCCGTGTACATAAATTTAATAGTTTCCCTCAATATATCTTTGCCTTCAGGGTATCCGTATAAGTTATCGACAAAATTAGAAACTGCAAAGTCAAAATCACTAGCTGATATACCATCTTCGCTATCCACAATATTTTCAACAAATTTTAACCCTTCCCCTTGGTTAACTCCCAACATGATGTCGTAATTGAGGAATTCTCCTTGTTCCATCAATATCTGAGGATCGTCTGGTATCACATCGCCATCAATTACTGGTCCAAAGGCTATATGGTATCTTGCTGGTTGAATGTCCTGGTCGACAAGTTCTCTATAAGGCTTCTTCTGTAGACATTCTACCAATTCTACAGTGTCTGACATGTTGCAACCAACTTTTGTAGCCAACATCCTGGCGTATTTTGCAGGCTGAAAACTAACTGCCCAGCTGGAGAGAGCTGTTCCGCTTTGAGCTATTGCTCTTTGAAAAAGTCCTGTggggagaaatatttaaaaactactGAAGTGACCTTGAAACAGCTACATACTTGAAAGATTCAAAGGAGTTCTTCGAAACAATAGAAAACTTTAACAGAAGAGATATTTGAATCTTAATAGTACTTAAATACGCAAGATGGTGAGATCTGTCTGTCATTATACCTACAGGTAATGTacacaaaataaatgcaatatgcGCAGAAATCGAAGCAAATGGTTCTACCTCGATGTAGTCCAGCTGAGgaacagagttttaaaaaaaaactcaggaagagaaagaagtggCATTACCTTATTATGTAGGATAACACTATTAGCTTGAAAGAAATTCCTGAAGTTAAAGCAATTTATAATTTGGAGGAAAAGCCAACGAGTCTCTGAAATGGATTGAATTTCTGGATATTGTTCGAGCCATCAGCAGCATGCGTACACACCACGATGTGTTAAATAAACCTAATATAccacttttctgtgttttgtttgggattAAACTTGGTTCGAGAGGTACAGTGCTTTCGAATTGTGTATCATAGCAAAAGTTTATGTTCTGGAGTAACAGATGAGTAGGTACTAGGCAGCTACTAAATTCTTAAGTGTCTAAGAGTCAAGATCTCTCCTTGTAAGGAGTATTTTTAATGAAGGTTTATAGTGATTACAGTTATAGAAAAAGGGAAATTATATCTTCTACACTATTTATCTTTGTAATTCAGAGATTTAAACATATGTTCAGGTATTCATTTAGGGAGGCGAGAGAGAGAGTATGATCTGGCTCTGCATATAAACTTGTAGCAAATCCCAAAGACTTCCATgcaattaatttgaatttatgCTGATTTAACTAGCACTCAGGACCAGAAATTCTACGCATAGAAATAACAAAACGTGTTTAAATTGATGTTTGCTTCTCCCTTCTGGAAGCATTTCTGAGCATATAGTGGATGAAAGCCTTACCCCCTCGAGTCACTGAATCAATCAAATTTTTTTGCTATTGACTTTAATGCAATTAAAACTCCGCCCTTGTTCCCAAACTTCTTGTGCTCCCTTTATGTTGTGGCTTTGCCTTTTCCCACTCCCTTTGGGAGGGGAGTTCTGGCTCTGAAAGAGATAATGAGTCTGAACCTTCggtaaaaaaaatggagaaaaatcacCCTCTTATAATGCTCATGTCTAATATCAGAAACTTAGATCATATTTAGGTAACTGTGGCCTTTCtatttgtttttgcattttcatgGAAGTACGTCCAGGTCGTTTCAGTAGCACACCTTTTGCACTAATTACTGGAACATACTTTATACTGGGCCCTACCTTCTATACCTCACTGTAGGTAATACCAAAAGGTCTATAGCATGCCTAAGTCATACTGACTGAAGATATATGGGTCAAAATTTGGTTTTACTTATGCTGGAGTAATTCCACTGGAGTAATTCCGCTGGAGTAATTCCACTGACTTCGGTAGAGTTGCTTAGGGACTGGAAGCGACATCTGGCCCCACTGAATTTTGCTAAGAATGTATCTTTGGTCCAATGCTTGATGAATAGCTGGATACACCCTCTAAAGGAACTGGAGTGAAGGTGCTCAGCTTACCTCAGAATTTTATTCTAACGATTGAAAAGATGGCTTTTACTTTGATAAGTAACATATTCCTATTGATGAAAAGCTTCCATAGGCTCTAACTCAAGGCAGAGACATGCCCTTACAGCCTCTGTTGCAGTACCAGACTCTACGCTCAGAAGTTACTTGGAATCAGTTGCTGGCAGAAAACGTTTTACAAGCTTCTTCGGAATTTTAAAATCATTCTCAACTGTATTAGGTCCAAATCCAAAACTCTTAAAATCAGATAGGTGTAGGGACTAAAGTATGTAAACTGAAGCCTCTCCTTAAATTTATGAGAAGTCATATCCAAGATATTATTTCCTTGCAAGATATGAGTAAAAAATGAGACAGAACTTGAGCTATAAAGCaggtaaaaatatatttgcatgttTACAAGGTCAGATATTGAGCTAGTATAAATCAGCTCAAAGTCAGTGGAATTACCGCAGAGGATCCAGGCATTGTAATAAATGTAACAAAATGACAAAACTGAATTTTCACAAAGATGTATTTCGTGATACttcataatgtttcttttttgcataacgtgtaaatctatttttattgctttattaaaTATCTCTGAACAAGGACAGAAAGTCTAAGCTACGTATTAAGAAAATGCTGATATAAACACTATGGCTTGCTAAGTGCTACATAAACATTAAATGTTGGATTAAGTAAAAGTGGTCAAGTCCTCTGGCCATAAAGTTATCTTAGCAAATGGAACTAAACATCTCTCCTTCTGCCGAAGAATCCTTAAGGAAATATTATTCCTCTCAAACCATTTGGTGAAAAAATGAACAAcagtatgaaaaattattttcattctgtcaCATAATTCCTGGCAGAAATTGGTACCACACAGGATGGAGAACTACATTTTTATCTGATAATGCCTATGATTATTATAGCTTATGGGCTTCAGGCTGATGGAAAGAAGATTTACATGTTCAATGGACCATATCGCTTTGTGACTCCTATTCAAAGTCGCACcacagtaaataataataattcgcATATGTTCATCTACATTTTCAGAGCACCTTCTAAAGATGGGTGCTGTTCTGCCCACTTGCAGATGGGCAGCTATGAACAGCACCATCTTGAAAGAGGCTGAATGCTTCCTCTCAGCTACCAAGGGATCCTTTCAAAGGGAAATGAAGGAAGCAAAGAGAGCATCCGAATGTATGAAacaaaaggtttttttgaaaatctTAAGAGATGTGCAAATGTTTGAAAACTCGAAATAACTCTTCTTATTTGAAGCtgaccaatttttattttaatatgttttttaatgGCAGGTCTAACCATACCCAAGCGAAACATAACATACGTGGGGGTGTGGCACATTGTTCTGTTTAATCAAAATTTCAATAGAGCACGTTTTTGCTTTCTTATAAAAGAAATCCTCAAAAATTTACTTCTACAATTAGATTTTAAGTATAGATCGGTAAGCCCTCTCCAGTCCCCTTTGATCTGCTACATTGGCAAATTAGTGCATCAGTTTCCCCAGACAAATTCTGCTCCTGGCAGACTTCTGGACGTGTGTTAGAATACGACGGGGTAAAATTTGCTGGTGAGAGGCAACATGTGACTGTGCAGATATTGTAAATGTGGCATTTTGCATTAATGTCATGTTGCATCAAGAAGATCAAGATTAAGATCAAGTAAGAGTTAGGGGAGGATAAATCAGGTCTCTTCATTCAACCTTAAGCTAAATCCTGTACGACAAAAGTTATCTTGGTGAGTTCTGATGAAAAAAGGTGGTGCAGCATGACCCTCAGTTCACAGTGGGGTGAGGTAATGCTTACATATTGTTCCTATAGGCCAGTCTATAAATAAGTCCGATTTAACTGCAGGtacttatagaaaaaaaaaaaaaagattacattaaAAACCAAATTGAGGAAATAGACTAAAACTTAAACCACAGTCTGTTTTCCACTAGACTTTTCTTGTAAAAGTTATATTATTCTCTCATTTAAAATAGTGTAAAGGCCTTATTCTAAAGAATCTGTCACTTCTATTGACCTCAGTGGGCTCTGCATCATGACTTTGAGTAAACGCAGCTCTTTAATGtcagtggaattatttttttatgactgGCCAATTAGTCCCCCATAGAGATACAGCAATATAAATTAGTGGAGGATCGTATGCACAGGGCACAGTGCGACGTCCCTGGTAAAACTAGACAATACAgataaaaatgtgtgaaaacagtGAGACAAGAGTAATGTGATCAATAAGCAACAGCCATGCAAATGAGAGAAACTGTGTGGAACTGTGGTGCAaaaaatcataggaaaaaaacctgggTGCCTCAAACagcatgtttttaatttcctgctgTCTGCCTCAACTAGAGAGAAAAGGTGTTAGTTATGGAATAGGAAAAAACATATAGAAGAAAATCCATTTGCAACTTGGATGCTTTGACAATTTTGGATCATGCATGCAAAACATTCAACCATTCTTTTATTAGATGACAGCAAGTGAAGTTCATGCAGTTTCAGACAAAAGATTTCTGAACTAGGTATTTGTTTCCTGCACACAAAATAATAGTTTTAAGCATTTCATCTATTAGCCTGAATAGAGAAACTGTgtcattttagttttctttaaattatacTCCTCACGAGAAACTCAACGTGCCTTTCATGACTGTCTGAATATAGACAACCTCATCTACTGTGAGCATGACTGACTGGTTTTCCAAAAAGGACACCCTTAGGTAAGaatgaaaagagacaaaaatgatGCACCAAGAAAATGCTGTTCAGAAGTCTGCTATAAAGTGTTTCTACAAAGCTCtataggaaaaagaagaaagtgaccCAAAATTTAAACATGCACAGAAGACCTGAGGGAGAAGGTGCCTTGTACAGCCTTTAAAAAGTTTGCTTAATGTCGACCTGAACTCAACAGTTCATAGGAACAAAGAGAATATACAGAGCATCACATAGTACTAATGGCGGTGGCATGCAGACACCAAAATTGTCAAAATTTGCAACCTGCATAATACCTTTGGTTGAATTGCTCCAACGGTTACCTTCAGAATAATGGGATAAAGTCAACAGATTGACGCATGAACCGCCTGCACCAGATCCAAAAACAGTTATTCTTAATGGGTCACCACCAAAGAACCCAATATTTTCACTAGTCCATCGCAAAGCTTGAATTAGATCAAGGAGGCCATAGTTCCCTTTTGCTGCTTGGTCCCCAGTGCTCAAAAACCctgtgaatgaaaatgaaaaaagaaagggttAGCAACCACTCTTCTCAGCAATCCTGTTGCAATCTTCTAAGTAAGATTTCAAAAGTATATGCCATTAAATATCATGCAACTACGTATTTTTCCATATTCCCTGGACAACAGTTTGCAATTTTGTGCTCTTcctgaaacaaattatttggtATTCACTCTTTTGGC
The sequence above is a segment of the Larus michahellis chromosome 6, bLarMic1.1, whole genome shotgun sequence genome. Coding sequences within it:
- the NLGN1 gene encoding neuroligin-1 isoform X7: MAFPRSMWLNCVWRVMIVRLLHMGLNATFAFCILGFLLHAAAVSSQKLDDTNPVVTTNFGKIRGIKKELNNEILGPVIQFLGVPYAAPPTGERRFQPPEPPSPWADTKNTTQFAPVCPQNIIEGRLPEVMLPVWFTNNLDVVSTYVQDQNEDCLYLNIYVPTEDGFLSTGDQAAKGNYGLLDLIQALRWTSENIGFFGGDPLRITVFGSGAGGSCVNLLTLSHYSEGNRWSNSTKGLFQRAIAQSGTALSSWAVSFQPAKYARMLATKVGCNMSDTVELVECLQKKPYRELVDQDIQPARYHIAFGPVIDGDVIPDDPQILMEQGEFLNYDIMLGVNQGEGLKFVENIVDSEDGISASDFDFAVSNFVDNLYGYPEGKDILRETIKFMYTDWADRHNPETRRKTLLALFTDHQWVAPAVATADLHSNFGSPTYFYAFYHHCQTDQVPAWADAAHGDEVPYVLGIPMIGPTELFPCNFSKNDVMLSAVVMTYWTNFAKTGDPNQPVPQDTKFIHTKPNRFEEVAWTRYSQKDQLYLHIGLKPRVKEHYRANKVNLWLELVPHLHNLNDISQYTSTTTKVPSTDNTFRPTRKNSVSVTSAFPTAKQDDPKQQPSPFSVDQRDYSTELSVTIAVGASLLFLNILAFAALYYKKDKRRHDVHRRCSPQRTTTNDLTHAQEEEIMSLQMKHTDLDHECESIHPHEVVLRTACPPDYTLAMRRSPDDIPLMTPNTITMIPNTIPGIQPLHTFNTFTGGQNNTLPHPHPHPHSHSTTRV
- the NLGN1 gene encoding neuroligin-1 isoform X6, whose protein sequence is MAFPRSMWLNCVWRVMIVRLLHMGLNATFAFCILGFLLHAAAVSSQKLDDTNPVVTTNFGKIRGIKKELNNEILGPVIQFLGVPYAAPPTGERRFQPPEPPSPWADTKNTTQFAPVCPQNIIEGRLPEVMLPVWFTNNLDVVSTYVQDQNEDCLYLNIYVPTEDDIRDSGGPKPVMVYIHGGSYMEGTGNLYDGSVLASYGNVIVITVNYRLGVLGFLSTGDQAAKGNYGLLDLIQALRWTSENIGFFGGDPLRITVFGSGAGGSCVNLLTLSHYSEGLFQRAIAQSGTALSSWAVSFQPAKYARMLATKVGCNMSDTVELVECLQKKPYRELVDQDIQPARYHIAFGPVIDGDVIPDDPQILMEQGEFLNYDIMLGVNQGEGLKFVENIVDSEDGISASDFDFAVSNFVDNLYGYPEGKDILRETIKFMYTDWADRHNPETRRKTLLALFTDHQWVAPAVATADLHSNFGSPTYFYAFYHHCQTDQVPAWADAAHGDEVPYVLGIPMIGPTELFPCNFSKNDVMLSAVVMTYWTNFAKTGDPNQPVPQDTKFIHTKPNRFEEVAWTRYSQKDQLYLHIGLKPRVKEHYRANKVNLWLELVPHLHNLNDISQYTSTTTKVPSTDNTFRPTRKNSVSVTSAFPTAKQDDPKQQPSPFSVDQRDYSTELSVTIAVGASLLFLNILAFAALYYKKDKRRHDVHRRCSPQRTTTNDLTHAQEEEIMSLQMKHTDLDHECESIHPHEVVLRTACPPDYTLAMRRSPDDIPLMTPNTITMIPNTIPGIQPLHTFNTFTGGQNNTLPHPHPHPHSHSTTRV
- the NLGN1 gene encoding neuroligin-1 isoform X4; this encodes MAFPRSMWLNCVWRVMIVRLLHMGLNATFAFCILGFLLHAAAVSSQKLDDTNPVVTTNFGKIRGIKKELNNEILGPVIQFLGVPYAAPPTGERRFQPPEPPSPWADTKNTTQFAPVCPQNIIEGRLPEVMLPVWFTNNLDVVSTYVQDQNEDCLYLNIYVPTEDGPLTKKQTDDLGDNDGAEDEDIRDSGGPKPVMVYIHGGSYMEGTGNLYDGSVLASYGNVIVITVNYRLGVLGFLSTGDQAAKGNYGLLDLIQALRWTSENIGFFGGDPLRITVFGSGAGGSCVNLLTLSHYSEGLFQRAIAQSGTALSSWAVSFQPAKYARMLATKVGCNMSDTVELVECLQKKPYRELVDQDIQPARYHIAFGPVIDGDVIPDDPQILMEQGEFLNYDIMLGVNQGEGLKFVENIVDSEDGISASDFDFAVSNFVDNLYGYPEGKDILRETIKFMYTDWADRHNPETRRKTLLALFTDHQWVAPAVATADLHSNFGSPTYFYAFYHHCQTDQVPAWADAAHGDEVPYVLGIPMIGPTELFPCNFSKNDVMLSAVVMTYWTNFAKTGDPNQPVPQDTKFIHTKPNRFEEVAWTRYSQKDQLYLHIGLKPRVKEHYRANKVNLWLELVPHLHNLNDISQYTSTTTKVPSTDNTFRPTRKNSVSVTSAFPTAKQDDPKQQPSPFSVDQRDYSTELSVTIAVGASLLFLNILAFAALYYKKDKRRHDVHRRCSPQRTTTNDLTHAQEEEIMSLQMKHTDLDHECESIHPHEVVLRTACPPDYTLAMRRSPDDIPLMTPNTITMIPNTIPGIQPLHTFNTFTGGQNNTLPHPHPHPHSHSTTRV
- the NLGN1 gene encoding neuroligin-1 isoform X1, with amino-acid sequence MAFPRSMWLNCVWRVMIVRLLHMGLNATFAFCILGFLLHAAAVSSQKLDDTNPVVTTNFGKIRGIKKELNNEILGPVIQFLGVPYAAPPTGERRFQPPEPPSPWADTKNTTQFAPVCPQNIIEGRLPEVMLPVWFTNNLDVVSTYVQDQNEDCLYLNIYVPTEDVKRISKECARKPGKKICRKGGPLTKKQTDDLGDNDGAEDEDIRDSGGPKPVMVYIHGGSYMEGTGNLYDGSVLASYGNVIVITVNYRLGVLGFLSTGDQAAKGNYGLLDLIQALRWTSENIGFFGGDPLRITVFGSGAGGSCVNLLTLSHYSEGNRWSNSTKGLFQRAIAQSGTALSSWAVSFQPAKYARMLATKVGCNMSDTVELVECLQKKPYRELVDQDIQPARYHIAFGPVIDGDVIPDDPQILMEQGEFLNYDIMLGVNQGEGLKFVENIVDSEDGISASDFDFAVSNFVDNLYGYPEGKDILRETIKFMYTDWADRHNPETRRKTLLALFTDHQWVAPAVATADLHSNFGSPTYFYAFYHHCQTDQVPAWADAAHGDEVPYVLGIPMIGPTELFPCNFSKNDVMLSAVVMTYWTNFAKTGDPNQPVPQDTKFIHTKPNRFEEVAWTRYSQKDQLYLHIGLKPRVKEHYRANKVNLWLELVPHLHNLNDISQYTSTTTKVPSTDNTFRPTRKNSVSVTSAFPTAKQDDPKQQPSPFSVDQRDYSTELSVTIAVGASLLFLNILAFAALYYKKDKRRHDVHRRCSPQRTTTNDLTHAQEEEIMSLQMKHTDLDHECESIHPHEVVLRTACPPDYTLAMRRSPDDIPLMTPNTITMIPNTIPGIQPLHTFNTFTGGQNNTLPHPHPHPHSHSTTRV
- the NLGN1 gene encoding neuroligin-1 isoform X2 encodes the protein MAFPRSMWLNCVWRVMIVRLLHMGLNATFAFCILGFLLHAAAVSSQKLDDTNPVVTTNFGKIRGIKKELNNEILGPVIQFLGVPYAAPPTGERRFQPPEPPSPWADTKNTTQFAPVCPQNIIEGRLPEVMLPVWFTNNLDVVSTYVQDQNEDCLYLNIYVPTEDVKRISKECARKPGKKICRKGGPLTKKQTDDLGDNDGAEDEDIRDSGGPKPVMVYIHGGSYMEGTGNLYDGSVLASYGNVIVITVNYRLGVLGFLSTGDQAAKGNYGLLDLIQALRWTSENIGFFGGDPLRITVFGSGAGGSCVNLLTLSHYSEGLFQRAIAQSGTALSSWAVSFQPAKYARMLATKVGCNMSDTVELVECLQKKPYRELVDQDIQPARYHIAFGPVIDGDVIPDDPQILMEQGEFLNYDIMLGVNQGEGLKFVENIVDSEDGISASDFDFAVSNFVDNLYGYPEGKDILRETIKFMYTDWADRHNPETRRKTLLALFTDHQWVAPAVATADLHSNFGSPTYFYAFYHHCQTDQVPAWADAAHGDEVPYVLGIPMIGPTELFPCNFSKNDVMLSAVVMTYWTNFAKTGDPNQPVPQDTKFIHTKPNRFEEVAWTRYSQKDQLYLHIGLKPRVKEHYRANKVNLWLELVPHLHNLNDISQYTSTTTKVPSTDNTFRPTRKNSVSVTSAFPTAKQDDPKQQPSPFSVDQRDYSTELSVTIAVGASLLFLNILAFAALYYKKDKRRHDVHRRCSPQRTTTNDLTHAQEEEIMSLQMKHTDLDHECESIHPHEVVLRTACPPDYTLAMRRSPDDIPLMTPNTITMIPNTIPGIQPLHTFNTFTGGQNNTLPHPHPHPHSHSTTRV
- the NLGN1 gene encoding neuroligin-1 isoform X5 → MAFPRSMWLNCVWRVMIVRLLHMGLNATFAFCILGFLLHAAAVSSQKLDDTNPVVTTNFGKIRGIKKELNNEILGPVIQFLGVPYAAPPTGERRFQPPEPPSPWADTKNTTQFAPVCPQNIIEGRLPEVMLPVWFTNNLDVVSTYVQDQNEDCLYLNIYVPTEDDIRDSGGPKPVMVYIHGGSYMEGTGNLYDGSVLASYGNVIVITVNYRLGVLGFLSTGDQAAKGNYGLLDLIQALRWTSENIGFFGGDPLRITVFGSGAGGSCVNLLTLSHYSEGNRWSNSTKGLFQRAIAQSGTALSSWAVSFQPAKYARMLATKVGCNMSDTVELVECLQKKPYRELVDQDIQPARYHIAFGPVIDGDVIPDDPQILMEQGEFLNYDIMLGVNQGEGLKFVENIVDSEDGISASDFDFAVSNFVDNLYGYPEGKDILRETIKFMYTDWADRHNPETRRKTLLALFTDHQWVAPAVATADLHSNFGSPTYFYAFYHHCQTDQVPAWADAAHGDEVPYVLGIPMIGPTELFPCNFSKNDVMLSAVVMTYWTNFAKTGDPNQPVPQDTKFIHTKPNRFEEVAWTRYSQKDQLYLHIGLKPRVKEHYRANKVNLWLELVPHLHNLNDISQYTSTTTKVPSTDNTFRPTRKNSVSVTSAFPTAKQDDPKQQPSPFSVDQRDYSTELSVTIAVGASLLFLNILAFAALYYKKDKRRHDVHRRCSPQRTTTNDLTHAQEEEIMSLQMKHTDLDHECESIHPHEVVLRTACPPDYTLAMRRSPDDIPLMTPNTITMIPNTIPGIQPLHTFNTFTGGQNNTLPHPHPHPHSHSTTRV
- the NLGN1 gene encoding neuroligin-1 isoform X3; amino-acid sequence: MAFPRSMWLNCVWRVMIVRLLHMGLNATFAFCILGFLLHAAAVSSQKLDDTNPVVTTNFGKIRGIKKELNNEILGPVIQFLGVPYAAPPTGERRFQPPEPPSPWADTKNTTQFAPVCPQNIIEGRLPEVMLPVWFTNNLDVVSTYVQDQNEDCLYLNIYVPTEDGPLTKKQTDDLGDNDGAEDEDIRDSGGPKPVMVYIHGGSYMEGTGNLYDGSVLASYGNVIVITVNYRLGVLGFLSTGDQAAKGNYGLLDLIQALRWTSENIGFFGGDPLRITVFGSGAGGSCVNLLTLSHYSEGNRWSNSTKGLFQRAIAQSGTALSSWAVSFQPAKYARMLATKVGCNMSDTVELVECLQKKPYRELVDQDIQPARYHIAFGPVIDGDVIPDDPQILMEQGEFLNYDIMLGVNQGEGLKFVENIVDSEDGISASDFDFAVSNFVDNLYGYPEGKDILRETIKFMYTDWADRHNPETRRKTLLALFTDHQWVAPAVATADLHSNFGSPTYFYAFYHHCQTDQVPAWADAAHGDEVPYVLGIPMIGPTELFPCNFSKNDVMLSAVVMTYWTNFAKTGDPNQPVPQDTKFIHTKPNRFEEVAWTRYSQKDQLYLHIGLKPRVKEHYRANKVNLWLELVPHLHNLNDISQYTSTTTKVPSTDNTFRPTRKNSVSVTSAFPTAKQDDPKQQPSPFSVDQRDYSTELSVTIAVGASLLFLNILAFAALYYKKDKRRHDVHRRCSPQRTTTNDLTHAQEEEIMSLQMKHTDLDHECESIHPHEVVLRTACPPDYTLAMRRSPDDIPLMTPNTITMIPNTIPGIQPLHTFNTFTGGQNNTLPHPHPHPHSHSTTRV